A genomic window from Synechococcus sp. CBW1107 includes:
- the rpsM gene encoding 30S ribosomal protein S13, with amino-acid sequence MARIAGVDIPRDKRVEISLTYVYGIGLNRAQKILAKAGVNPDIRVKDLDDGDVQKLRAAAETFTLEGDLRRQEGMALKRLQDIGCLRGRRHRMGLPVRGQRTRTNARTRRGARKTVAGKKK; translated from the coding sequence GTGGCTCGGATTGCCGGTGTCGATATCCCTCGCGACAAGAGGGTCGAGATTTCTCTCACATACGTCTATGGGATCGGGCTCAACCGGGCCCAGAAGATCCTGGCCAAGGCCGGCGTCAACCCCGACATCCGCGTCAAGGACCTCGACGACGGTGATGTCCAGAAATTGCGGGCAGCGGCAGAAACCTTCACCCTTGAAGGCGACCTGCGCCGTCAGGAGGGCATGGCCCTCAAGCGCCTGCAGGACATCGGTTGCCTCAGAGGCCGTCGCCACCGCATGGGTCTCCCCGTGCGCGGTCAACGCACCCGCACCAATGCCCGTACCCGCCGCGGCGCCCGCAAGACCGTGGCCGGCAAGAAGAAGTAA
- the rplP gene encoding 50S ribosomal protein L16, with protein sequence MLSPRRVKFRKQQRGRMCGVASRGNTIAFGQFALQAQECGWITSRQIEASRRAMTRYVKRGGKIWIRIFPDKPVTMRPAETRMGSGKGNPEFWVAVIKPGRILFEMGGAEITETIAKEAMRLAQYKLPIKTKFLALDEQESAVEPETTVPVES encoded by the coding sequence ATGCTGAGTCCACGTCGCGTCAAATTCCGCAAACAGCAGCGAGGCCGCATGTGCGGTGTCGCCAGCCGGGGCAACACCATTGCCTTCGGTCAGTTTGCGCTGCAGGCCCAGGAATGCGGGTGGATCACCTCCCGCCAGATTGAGGCCAGCCGCCGGGCCATGACCCGCTACGTCAAGCGGGGAGGAAAGATCTGGATCCGGATCTTCCCCGACAAGCCCGTCACCATGCGCCCCGCCGAAACCCGCATGGGTTCCGGTAAGGGCAACCCCGAGTTCTGGGTGGCCGTCATCAAGCCAGGTCGCATTCTCTTTGAAATGGGCGGTGCCGAAATCACCGAAACCATTGCCAAGGAGGCCATGCGCCTGGCCCAGTACAAGCTCCCCATCAAGACCAAGTTCCTGGCCCTTGACGAGCAGGAGAGCGCGGTCGAACCGGAGACCACCGTTCCTGTGGAGTCCTGA
- the rplR gene encoding 50S ribosomal protein L18, with amino-acid sequence MSTLSRKQQTQKRHRRLRRHLNGTSDRPRLAVFRSNNHIYAQVIDDAAQTTLCAASTLDKDLRSSLESSACCDASVAVGQLLATRAIAKGIQQVVFDRGGNLYHGRVKALADAAREAGLQF; translated from the coding sequence ATGTCCACCCTTTCCAGAAAACAGCAGACCCAGAAGCGTCACCGCCGTCTGCGTCGCCATCTCAACGGAACCTCCGACCGTCCCCGGCTGGCCGTGTTCCGCTCCAACAACCACATCTACGCCCAGGTCATCGACGACGCGGCCCAGACCACACTCTGTGCGGCATCGACCCTCGACAAGGATCTGCGCAGCAGCCTCGAGTCCAGCGCCTGCTGTGACGCCTCCGTCGCCGTTGGTCAGCTGCTGGCCACCCGTGCCATCGCCAAGGGCATCCAGCAGGTGGTCTTCGACCGCGGTGGCAATCTGTACCACGGCCGGGTGAAGGCCCTCGCCGATGCCGCCCGGGAAGCGGGCCTTCAGTTCTGA
- the rplO gene encoding 50S ribosomal protein L15 yields MTLSLSTLTPQTGARRRKLRKGRGIAAGQGASCGFGMRGQKSRSGRPTRPGFEGGQMPLYRRLPKLKHFPLVNPKHFTVLNVGRLDGLEAGSTVTLDSLVDAGLVTSPKHPLKILGSGDLSVKLSVEAAAFTASARAKIEAAGGTCELID; encoded by the coding sequence ATGACCCTCTCTCTCAGCACCCTCACCCCCCAGACCGGTGCCAGGCGCCGCAAACTGCGCAAAGGCCGCGGCATCGCAGCCGGCCAGGGCGCCAGCTGCGGCTTCGGCATGCGCGGCCAGAAGTCCCGCTCGGGCCGCCCCACCCGCCCGGGCTTCGAGGGCGGTCAGATGCCTCTGTACCGGCGCCTTCCCAAGCTCAAGCATTTTCCCCTGGTCAACCCCAAGCACTTCACCGTGCTGAACGTGGGCCGGTTGGACGGACTCGAGGCCGGGAGCACCGTCACCCTCGACTCCCTGGTGGACGCCGGCCTGGTCACCAGCCCCAAGCACCCCTTGAAGATCCTCGGCAGCGGTGACCTGAGCGTCAAGCTCAGCGTCGAAGCGGCCGCCTTCACCGCCTCGGCCCGCGCCAAGATCGAGGCGGCCGGTGGCACCTGCGAGCTGATCGACTGA
- the rplE gene encoding 50S ribosomal protein L5, giving the protein MSLKQRYRETIQPKLLKDLTLSNIHEVPKVVKVTVNRGLGEAAQNAKALEASISELATITGQKVVVTRAKKAIAGFKIRQGMPIGVAVTLRGDRMYAFLERLINLALPRIRDFRGVSPKSFDGRGNYTLGVREQIIFPEISYDKIDAIRGMDITIVTSARNDEEGRALLREMGMPFRSN; this is encoded by the coding sequence ATGTCACTCAAACAGCGCTATCGGGAGACGATCCAGCCCAAGTTGCTCAAGGATCTCACCCTCTCGAACATCCATGAAGTCCCCAAGGTGGTGAAGGTCACCGTCAACAGGGGACTTGGCGAAGCCGCCCAGAACGCCAAGGCCCTTGAAGCCTCGATCAGCGAGCTGGCCACGATCACCGGACAGAAGGTGGTGGTGACTCGCGCCAAGAAAGCCATCGCCGGCTTCAAGATTCGCCAGGGCATGCCGATCGGCGTGGCCGTCACCCTTCGGGGAGATCGGATGTATGCCTTCCTGGAGCGCCTGATCAACCTGGCCCTGCCACGCATCCGCGACTTCCGAGGGGTCAGCCCCAAGAGCTTCGACGGGCGTGGCAACTACACCCTGGGGGTGCGGGAGCAGATCATCTTCCCCGAGATCTCCTACGACAAGATCGACGCCATCCGTGGCATGGACATCACCATCGTGACCAGCGCCCGCAACGACGAAGAGGGCCGGGCCCTCCTCCGCGAGATGGGAATGCCGTTCCGCAGCAACTGA
- the rplN gene encoding 50S ribosomal protein L14 has translation MIQQETFLNVADNSGAKRIQCIRVLGTNRRYAHVGDVIVAAVKDAMPNMGVKKSDVVKAVVVRTRATLRRDTGNAIRFDDNAAVILGNDNNPKGTRVFGPVARELRERNFTKIVSLAPEVI, from the coding sequence ATGATTCAGCAGGAAACTTTCCTCAACGTCGCTGACAACAGCGGGGCCAAGCGCATCCAGTGCATCCGGGTGCTGGGCACCAACCGTCGCTATGCCCACGTGGGTGATGTGATCGTGGCTGCCGTCAAGGACGCCATGCCCAACATGGGTGTCAAGAAGTCGGATGTGGTCAAGGCCGTGGTGGTGCGCACCAGGGCCACCCTGCGACGCGACACCGGCAATGCGATCCGCTTCGACGACAACGCAGCCGTGATCCTGGGTAACGACAACAACCCCAAAGGCACCCGGGTGTTCGGACCCGTTGCCCGCGAACTGCGGGAGCGCAACTTCACCAAAATCGTGTCTCTCGCCCCGGAGGTGATCTGA
- the rpsK gene encoding 30S ribosomal protein S11 — MAKPAKKTGAKKTKRNVPNGVAHIQSTFNNTIVSITDTAGEVISWSSAGASGFKGARKGTPFAAQTAAEAAGRRALEQGMRQIEVLVRGPGSGRETAIRALQVAGLEITLIRDVTPLPHNGCRRSKRRRV, encoded by the coding sequence ATGGCGAAGCCAGCCAAGAAAACCGGCGCGAAGAAAACCAAGCGCAATGTGCCCAACGGTGTGGCACACATCCAGAGCACCTTCAACAACACCATCGTGTCGATCACCGACACGGCCGGTGAGGTGATCTCCTGGTCGTCGGCCGGCGCCAGCGGCTTCAAGGGAGCTCGCAAGGGCACCCCCTTCGCCGCCCAGACCGCCGCTGAAGCCGCCGGCCGCCGGGCCCTGGAGCAGGGAATGCGTCAGATCGAGGTGCTGGTGCGCGGTCCTGGATCGGGCCGTGAAACCGCTATCCGGGCCCTGCAGGTGGCCGGCCTCGAGATCACCCTGATCCGCGATGTCACCCCCCTGCCCCACAACGGCTGCCGCCGCTCCAAGCGCCGCCGGGTCTGA
- a CDS encoding adenylate kinase, producing MSDRLLFLGPPGAGKGTQAQLLAAERDLLHLSTGDLLRAEVQAGTELGAQAKAVMARGELVSDALVLAIVKARLLSHDGGWLLDGFPRNLAQAEALAELLEELNQPIEHVVLLELDDGILLQRLLSRGRDDDNEAVIRNRLEVYREQTAPLIAFYRQLGLIREVEAEGAVEAVAGRISDQLGQAL from the coding sequence ATGTCCGACCGCCTTCTCTTCCTCGGCCCCCCCGGAGCCGGCAAAGGGACCCAGGCCCAGCTGCTGGCCGCTGAGCGCGATCTTCTCCACCTCTCGACCGGCGACTTGTTGCGGGCCGAAGTGCAGGCAGGCACGGAGCTGGGGGCGCAGGCCAAGGCCGTGATGGCCCGGGGCGAACTGGTGAGCGATGCCCTGGTCCTGGCGATCGTCAAGGCACGCCTGCTCAGCCACGACGGCGGCTGGTTGCTGGATGGCTTCCCGCGCAACCTGGCCCAGGCTGAAGCCCTCGCTGAGTTGCTCGAGGAGCTGAACCAGCCGATCGAGCATGTGGTGCTGCTGGAGCTCGACGACGGCATCCTGTTGCAGAGGCTGCTCAGCCGCGGACGCGACGACGACAACGAAGCGGTGATCCGCAACCGCCTGGAGGTCTACCGAGAGCAGACGGCACCCCTGATCGCCTTCTACCGCCAGCTGGGCCTGATCCGGGAGGTCGAGGCGGAAGGGGCCGTGGAGGCGGTGGCAGGCAGGATCAGCGACCAGCTTGGTCAAGCCCTGTGA
- the rplQ gene encoding 50S ribosomal protein L17: MRHQCRVPLLGRPADQRKALLRGLTTQLIREGRVTTTKTRAKALRNEAERMITLAKDGSLAARRRAIGYIFDKQLVHSLFDKAQERYGERNGGYTRIIRTVPRRGDNAEMAIIELV; this comes from the coding sequence ATGCGACACCAGTGCCGCGTCCCTCTGCTCGGACGACCCGCCGACCAACGCAAGGCTCTCCTGCGTGGACTCACCACCCAGTTGATCCGCGAGGGCCGCGTCACGACCACCAAGACCCGCGCCAAGGCCCTGCGTAATGAGGCCGAGCGGATGATCACCCTGGCCAAGGACGGCAGCCTGGCGGCCCGCCGTCGCGCCATCGGCTACATCTTCGACAAGCAGCTGGTGCACTCGCTGTTCGACAAGGCCCAGGAGCGCTACGGCGAGCGCAACGGGGGTTACACCCGCATCATCCGCACCGTCCCCCGCCGGGGTGACAATGCCGAGATGGCCATCATCGAGCTGGTCTGA
- the rpsH gene encoding 30S ribosomal protein S8, producing the protein MANHDPISDMLTRIRNASEKKHQTTKVPASRLSHSIAKVLQHEGFIAQISEEGEGVERFLVLELKYSGKHRQPTIRSVQRVSKPGLRIYKNTRQLPKVLGGLGVAIISTSKGVMSDRDARKQGVGGEVLCYIY; encoded by the coding sequence ATGGCCAATCACGACCCGATTTCCGACATGCTCACCCGCATTCGCAATGCGAGTGAGAAGAAGCACCAGACCACCAAGGTGCCCGCTTCACGCCTCTCCCACAGCATCGCCAAGGTGCTGCAGCACGAGGGATTCATTGCCCAGATCAGCGAGGAGGGAGAAGGCGTCGAGCGCTTCCTCGTGCTCGAGCTGAAGTACAGCGGCAAGCATCGTCAGCCCACCATCCGCTCGGTGCAACGGGTGAGCAAGCCTGGCCTGCGCATCTACAAGAACACCCGTCAGCTCCCCAAGGTCCTCGGTGGCCTCGGTGTGGCCATCATCTCCACCTCCAAAGGGGTGATGAGTGACCGCGATGCCCGTAAGCAGGGCGTTGGCGGTGAAGTGCTTTGCTACATCTATTGA
- the rpmJ gene encoding 50S ribosomal protein L36 yields the protein MKVRASVKKMCDKCRVIRRHGRVMVICTNPKHKQRQG from the coding sequence ATGAAGGTGCGTGCCTCAGTCAAGAAGATGTGCGACAAGTGCCGCGTGATTCGTCGCCACGGCCGGGTGATGGTGATCTGCACCAACCCCAAGCACAAGCAACGCCAGGGCTGA
- a CDS encoding DNA-directed RNA polymerase subunit alpha, with the protein MHQYQIDRVEHHIADDRSQTGVFVIGPLDRGQAITLGNALRRVLMGGMEGSAITAVRIAGVNHEYATIPGVREDVLDILLNCKEVVVNSRNRDLEIGRLIVNGPASVTAADLQFSSQVQVIDFDRPIATVAEGHSLELEVHVERGVGYRPVDRHHEDTSAIDLLQIDAVFMPVRRVNYTVDETAVGEGGSARERLRLEIVTSGSITPDDAMAQAANQLIQLFQPLASLTMVEEPGLEPEPSAESQIPLEELNLSVRAYNCLKRAQVNSVSDLMGFSYEDLLEIKNFGSKSADEVIEALERIGISLPQSRTTA; encoded by the coding sequence GTGCATCAGTATCAGATCGATCGGGTCGAGCATCACATCGCCGACGACCGCTCCCAGACCGGTGTGTTCGTGATCGGGCCTCTGGACCGCGGTCAGGCCATCACCCTCGGCAACGCCCTGCGCAGGGTGCTGATGGGCGGCATGGAGGGCAGTGCCATCACAGCGGTGCGCATCGCCGGCGTGAACCATGAATACGCCACCATCCCGGGTGTGCGCGAAGACGTCCTCGACATTCTCCTGAACTGCAAGGAAGTCGTCGTCAACAGCCGTAACCGTGATCTGGAGATCGGCCGGCTGATCGTGAACGGTCCTGCCAGCGTCACCGCCGCCGACCTTCAGTTCTCCTCTCAGGTCCAGGTGATCGATTTCGATCGCCCGATCGCCACCGTGGCTGAAGGACACTCCCTGGAGCTTGAGGTTCATGTGGAGCGGGGTGTCGGCTATCGGCCGGTGGACCGTCATCACGAAGACACCAGCGCCATCGATCTGCTCCAGATCGATGCTGTGTTCATGCCCGTTCGCCGGGTGAACTACACCGTCGATGAAACGGCCGTGGGCGAAGGTGGGTCAGCCCGTGAACGCCTGCGTCTGGAGATCGTCACCAGTGGCTCGATCACACCCGACGACGCCATGGCCCAGGCCGCGAATCAGCTGATCCAGCTCTTCCAGCCTCTGGCCAGCCTGACCATGGTCGAAGAGCCGGGCCTGGAACCCGAACCCTCGGCTGAGAGCCAGATCCCCCTGGAGGAGCTGAATCTCTCTGTTCGGGCCTACAACTGCCTGAAGAGGGCCCAGGTCAATTCAGTCTCCGACCTGATGGGCTTCAGTTACGAAGATCTCCTCGAGATCAAGAACTTCGGCTCGAAATCAGCCGATGAGGTGATCGAAGCCCTGGAGCGCATCGGCATCTCCCTGCCCCAGAGCCGCACCACCGCCTGA
- the truA gene encoding tRNA pseudouridine(38-40) synthase TruA produces MTTHVDTTLPSSSRQRPVQRIALCLQYEGSSFCGWQRQPHQPSVQETLERALATLEPHRPLKVMAAGRTDSGVHAAGQVVHFEASGPIPPQRWAAALNGRLPASIRVRAAAAVPGTWHACFSASYRRYRYTLYNGRRPNLFLAPWSWHRYRRRLDERAMATALRGLLGFHDFSAFQRAGSRRPHARTKVQAVSLERHGDLVVAEIQASGFLYGMVRLIMGQLVAVGEGQLSLAGFERRWQQRARSEVKEAAPAQGLCLLRVGYPSAPFPLSAWYDGQPRHWLECQDPPELPTLSPPTL; encoded by the coding sequence CTGACGACCCACGTCGACACCACCTTGCCCTCGTCCAGCAGGCAGAGACCGGTCCAGAGGATCGCCCTCTGTCTGCAGTACGAGGGTTCTTCGTTTTGTGGCTGGCAACGCCAGCCCCATCAGCCCAGCGTGCAGGAGACCCTGGAGCGGGCCCTGGCCACGCTGGAGCCGCACCGCCCCCTGAAGGTCATGGCCGCAGGCCGCACCGACAGCGGAGTCCACGCGGCCGGCCAGGTGGTGCATTTCGAGGCCAGCGGACCGATTCCCCCCCAGCGCTGGGCAGCGGCCCTCAACGGCCGCCTCCCGGCCTCGATCAGGGTGAGGGCCGCCGCCGCCGTTCCCGGCACCTGGCACGCCTGCTTCTCCGCCAGCTACCGCCGCTATCGATACACGCTCTACAACGGCCGCAGACCCAACCTGTTTCTCGCCCCCTGGAGCTGGCACCGCTACCGACGGCGCCTCGATGAACGCGCCATGGCCACGGCCCTGCGCGGGTTACTGGGCTTCCATGATTTCAGTGCCTTCCAGCGGGCCGGCAGCCGCCGCCCCCACGCCCGCACCAAGGTGCAGGCCGTGAGCCTGGAGCGCCATGGCGACCTGGTGGTGGCCGAGATCCAGGCGAGCGGATTTCTCTACGGGATGGTGCGCCTGATCATGGGTCAGCTGGTGGCGGTGGGTGAAGGCCAGCTGAGCCTCGCCGGCTTCGAGCGGCGCTGGCAGCAGCGGGCCCGCTCGGAGGTGAAGGAAGCGGCCCCGGCCCAGGGGCTTTGCCTGCTGAGGGTGGGCTATCCCTCAGCTCCCTTCCCGCTGTCCGCCTGGTATGATGGCCAACCGCGGCACTGGCTGGAATGCCAGGACCCGCCTGAGCTTCCTACCCTGAGCCCGCCCACGCTGTAA
- the rplF gene encoding 50S ribosomal protein L6: MSRIGKAPIPIPDKVNVTLAGLAVTVKGPKGELSRTLPDGVVVSQQENTLLVTPSNGSRRSRERHGLCRTLVANMVEGVSQGFTRKLEIIGVGYRAQVQGRKLVVSAGYSHPVEVNPPEGVSFTVEGTTQVMVSGADKELVGNEAAKIRAIRPPEPYKGKGIKYAGERILRKAGKTGKK; this comes from the coding sequence ATGTCTCGCATTGGTAAAGCACCGATACCCATTCCCGACAAGGTGAACGTCACCTTGGCCGGTCTGGCGGTCACGGTCAAAGGTCCCAAGGGTGAGCTCAGCCGCACCCTGCCCGATGGCGTGGTGGTCAGCCAGCAGGAGAACACCCTGCTGGTCACCCCCTCCAACGGAAGCCGCCGTTCCCGGGAGCGCCATGGCCTCTGCCGCACCCTCGTCGCCAACATGGTCGAGGGTGTGAGCCAGGGCTTCACCCGTAAGCTCGAGATCATCGGCGTGGGCTACCGCGCCCAGGTCCAGGGCCGCAAGCTCGTGGTCAGCGCCGGCTACAGCCACCCCGTGGAGGTCAACCCTCCCGAGGGCGTCAGCTTCACGGTCGAAGGCACCACCCAGGTGATGGTGTCCGGGGCCGACAAGGAGCTGGTGGGCAACGAAGCCGCCAAGATCCGCGCCATCCGCCCGCCCGAGCCCTACAAGGGCAAGGGCATCAAGTACGCGGGCGAGCGCATCCTGCGCAAGGCCGGCAAGACCGGTAAGAAATGA
- the rplM gene encoding 50S ribosomal protein L13: MNKTSVPSLDSLDRQWFLVDAENQTLGRLASEVASVLRGKNKPTFTPHLDTGDFVVIINADKIRISGNKASQKIYRRHSGRPGGMKTETFEALQARLPERIVEKAIKGMLPHNALGRQLFRKLKVYKGAEHPHAAQQPQILALDPSASAQ, encoded by the coding sequence ATGAACAAGACCTCCGTTCCCTCTCTCGATTCCCTCGACCGCCAGTGGTTCCTGGTGGACGCTGAGAATCAGACCCTCGGCCGTCTGGCCAGCGAGGTGGCCAGTGTGCTGCGTGGCAAGAACAAGCCCACCTTCACGCCGCACCTGGACACCGGTGACTTCGTGGTCATCATCAACGCCGACAAGATCCGCATCAGCGGCAACAAGGCCAGCCAGAAGATCTACCGCCGTCATTCCGGCCGTCCAGGCGGCATGAAAACCGAAACCTTCGAGGCCCTGCAGGCTCGCCTGCCCGAGCGGATCGTCGAGAAGGCCATCAAGGGCATGCTTCCCCACAACGCCCTCGGCCGTCAGTTGTTCCGCAAGCTGAAGGTGTACAAGGGCGCCGAGCACCCCCACGCCGCTCAGCAGCCCCAGATCCTGGCTCTCGATCCTTCCGCCTCCGCACAATGA
- the rpsE gene encoding 30S ribosomal protein S5 produces MTETNEQTRSSDVPSAAVGVPAAAEGQQERRGGGNRGGSGGDRRGAGGGRRGDSRRGQERDSEWQERVVQIRRVSKTVKGGKKMSFRAIVVVGNERGQVGVGVGKAGDVIGAVRKGVADGKKHLVKVPLTRTSSIPTDGRGVDGAASILMRPAAPGTGVIAGGSIRTVLELAGIKNVLAKRLGSKTPLNNARATIQALQSLRTHKETAKERGISLEQIYS; encoded by the coding sequence ATGACCGAAACCAACGAACAGACCAGATCCAGCGACGTGCCCTCCGCGGCCGTCGGTGTTCCTGCCGCGGCGGAAGGCCAGCAGGAGCGCCGGGGCGGCGGCAACCGCGGGGGCAGCGGTGGTGACCGCCGCGGCGCCGGCGGTGGACGGCGGGGCGACAGCCGCCGCGGCCAGGAGCGCGACTCCGAATGGCAGGAGCGGGTGGTCCAGATCCGCCGCGTCTCCAAGACCGTCAAAGGCGGCAAGAAGATGAGCTTCCGCGCCATCGTCGTGGTCGGCAACGAACGCGGCCAGGTGGGTGTGGGCGTTGGCAAGGCCGGTGATGTGATCGGTGCCGTCCGCAAGGGCGTGGCCGATGGCAAGAAGCACCTGGTCAAGGTGCCCCTGACCCGTACCAGCTCCATCCCCACCGACGGCCGCGGTGTCGACGGTGCCGCCAGCATCCTGATGCGCCCGGCGGCTCCTGGTACAGGAGTGATCGCGGGCGGGTCGATCCGGACGGTGCTGGAGCTGGCCGGGATCAAGAACGTGCTGGCCAAGCGCCTCGGCAGCAAGACCCCCCTCAACAATGCCCGCGCCACAATTCAGGCGCTGCAGTCTCTGCGCACCCACAAGGAGACGGCCAAGGAACGGGGCATCTCCCTCGAGCAGATCTACTCCTGA
- the rplX gene encoding 50S ribosomal protein L24 has protein sequence MATATPKARPVQRVKMRIRKGDTVKVIAGKDRGKTGEVLRTLPDENRVVVQGINLRTRHMKPTQEGESGRILTEEASIHASNVMVFSTANNVPSRVELVVEADGTKKRRLKKTGEVLA, from the coding sequence ATGGCCACAGCCACCCCAAAAGCCAGGCCCGTTCAACGGGTCAAGATGCGCATCCGCAAGGGTGACACCGTCAAGGTGATTGCCGGCAAGGACAGGGGCAAGACCGGTGAGGTCCTGCGCACCCTTCCCGACGAGAACCGCGTGGTGGTGCAGGGCATCAACCTGCGCACGCGCCACATGAAACCCACCCAAGAAGGTGAATCCGGCCGGATCCTCACGGAGGAGGCTTCCATCCACGCCTCCAACGTGATGGTGTTCTCCACCGCCAACAACGTTCCCAGCCGGGTGGAGCTCGTCGTCGAAGCCGACGGCACCAAGAAGCGCCGCCTCAAGAAGACGGGTGAAGTTCTTGCCTGA
- the secY gene encoding preprotein translocase subunit SecY, with protein MLVSRGRNPSAAEIITQVIQSKGLRDRVLTTLGLLLLVRLGIYIPVPGIDRVAFQQFIQQGGQLIGFLDIFTGGGISTLGVFALGILPFINASIILQLLTAALPQLEDLQKNEGEAGRRKIAQITRYVALGWGLLQSTVFALILRQYALPGIPVPVFVIQTTLALVTGAMVVMWISEVITERGIGQGASLVIFVNIVATLPRALGSTVKLAESGDRATIGGIVVLVLIFLVTIVGIIFVQEGSRRIPIVSAKRQVGQASLASRQSYLPLKLNAGGVMPIIFASAVVFLPLTIANITRAPWLIQLSGYLNPNSSTPWLYALIFFALICGFSLFYASLTINPIDIATNLKRGGVAIPGVRPGSATAQYLSGVQNRLTLLGGLFLGAVAIIPSAVEGATQVRTFQGLGATSLLILVGVAIDTAKQVQTYVISQRYEGMVRE; from the coding sequence ATGCTCGTCAGCCGGGGCCGTAACCCCAGTGCCGCGGAAATCATCACCCAGGTGATCCAGTCCAAAGGACTGAGGGATCGGGTTCTCACCACCCTCGGCCTGCTGCTGCTGGTGCGTCTGGGGATCTACATCCCCGTGCCTGGCATCGATCGGGTGGCCTTCCAGCAGTTCATCCAGCAGGGCGGCCAGCTGATCGGTTTCCTGGACATCTTCACCGGCGGTGGCATCTCCACCCTCGGGGTGTTCGCTCTGGGGATCCTGCCGTTCATCAACGCATCGATCATCCTTCAGCTGCTCACCGCGGCCCTGCCCCAGCTGGAGGACCTCCAGAAGAACGAAGGGGAAGCCGGTCGGCGCAAGATCGCCCAGATCACCCGCTACGTGGCCCTGGGCTGGGGTCTGCTGCAAAGCACCGTTTTCGCACTGATCCTTCGCCAGTACGCCCTCCCAGGGATTCCCGTGCCGGTGTTCGTGATCCAGACCACCCTGGCGCTGGTCACCGGCGCGATGGTGGTGATGTGGATCAGTGAGGTGATCACCGAGCGGGGGATCGGCCAAGGAGCCTCCCTGGTGATCTTCGTGAACATCGTGGCCACCCTTCCCAGGGCGCTCGGCTCCACAGTGAAGCTGGCCGAAAGCGGGGATCGGGCCACCATCGGTGGAATCGTGGTGCTGGTGCTGATCTTCCTGGTCACGATCGTGGGCATCATTTTCGTGCAGGAGGGCAGCCGGCGCATCCCGATCGTCAGTGCCAAGCGACAGGTGGGGCAGGCCAGCCTCGCCAGCCGCCAGAGCTACCTCCCGCTCAAGCTCAACGCCGGCGGCGTGATGCCGATCATCTTCGCTTCGGCCGTGGTCTTCCTGCCCCTGACGATTGCCAACATCACCAGGGCCCCCTGGCTGATCCAGCTGTCCGGCTACCTCAACCCGAACAGCAGCACTCCCTGGCTCTACGCCCTGATCTTCTTCGCGCTGATCTGCGGGTTTTCACTCTTCTACGCGTCCCTCACGATCAATCCGATCGACATCGCCACCAACCTCAAGCGTGGTGGCGTGGCCATCCCCGGCGTCAGGCCCGGCTCCGCCACCGCCCAATACCTGAGCGGGGTGCAGAACCGGCTCACCCTGCTGGGTGGTCTCTTCCTCGGAGCGGTGGCGATCATCCCCTCGGCCGTGGAAGGCGCCACCCAGGTGCGCACCTTCCAGGGTCTGGGGGCCACCTCCTTGCTGATCCTTGTGGGCGTTGCCATCGACACCGCCAAGCAGGTGCAGACCTACGTGATCTCCCAGCGCTACGAAGGCATGGTGCGGGAGTAA
- the rpmC gene encoding 50S ribosomal protein L29: MARPDIAEVRKLTDAEISEQINACRRDLFDLRFQQATRRLEHPHRFKESRIKLAHLLTVQKERQSSAPSAS, encoded by the coding sequence ATGGCCCGTCCTGACATCGCCGAGGTGCGCAAGCTCACCGACGCCGAAATCAGCGAACAGATCAACGCCTGCCGCCGCGATCTCTTCGATCTGCGCTTCCAGCAGGCCACCCGCCGCCTGGAGCACCCCCACCGCTTCAAGGAAAGCCGCATCAAGCTGGCCCACCTGCTGACGGTGCAGAAGGAGCGTCAGAGCTCCGCCCCCTCCGCCTCCTGA
- the rpsQ gene encoding 30S ribosomal protein S17 has product MALKERVGVVVSDKMDKTVVVAVENRFPHPIYQKTVSRTTRYKAHDEDNRCRVGDRVRITETRPLSRTKRWAVAEVFTTSGAS; this is encoded by the coding sequence ATGGCACTCAAGGAAAGGGTCGGCGTCGTCGTCAGCGACAAGATGGACAAAACGGTGGTGGTGGCGGTTGAAAACCGCTTCCCCCATCCCATCTACCAGAAGACCGTCAGCCGCACCACCCGTTACAAAGCCCACGACGAAGACAACCGTTGTCGCGTGGGTGATCGGGTCCGCATCACCGAAACCCGTCCCCTCAGCCGCACCAAGCGCTGGGCCGTGGCCGAGGTTTTCACCACATCCGGCGCGAGCTGA